GATGCCCAGATAGCGCCCGTACGCATCCAGCGCCGCTTCCTCCGCGGCGGAGCGGCCGGCGATCACCGGCGCGACGCGGCACGCCGCCGCGAACAGCGCCGCGGTCTTCGCCCCGATGATGTCGAGGTAGCGCTCCTCCGCCAGGTCGACGCGGCGCACCGCGGTCAGCTGGTTCACCTCGCCCTCCGCGATCACCGCCGAGGCGTTGGACAGGATCTCCAGCGCGCGCAGGCTCCCGCCCGCCACCATCAGCTCGAAAGAGCGCGAGAACAGGAAATCGCCCACCAGCACGCTGGCCGGGTTGCCCCAGATGATGTTGGCGGTGCGCTTGCCGCGGCGCAGGTCGGAGCCGTCGACCACGTCGTCGTGCAGCAGCGTCGCGGTATGGATGAACTCCACCGCCGCGGCGAGCAGGTGGTGCCGGTCGCCGTCATACCCCACCAGCCGCGCGCTCGCGAGCGTCAGCATCGGGCGCAGCCGTTTGCCGCCGCCCGCGATCAGATGCCCGGCCAGCTCGGGGATCAGCGGGATCTCCGACTGCATCCGCTCGACGATCACGGCATTGACCTGTTCCATGTCGCGCGCGACCAGCCCGATCATCGGGTCGAGCGACGGCGCATGGCCGGGGAGGCGGTGGAGCGAGGCGATCATGTGCCCCGCCCTTTGCGGCGGGACGGCGCGCAAGGCAAGCGCAGGCTTGCCCTGACGGCGTCATGCCCGCATGAGGCGCGCGTGATCCATGGGGAGGCGGGCATGACCGACGAGACGCTGAAGCGCTATCGCAAGAGCATCGACAATATCGACGCCGCGCTCGTCTGCCTGCTCGCGGAGCGGTTCAAGATCACGCAGGCGGTCGGCGAGCACAAGGCCGCCACCGGCCTCCCCGCCGCCGATCCCGGCCGCGAGGAGGCGCAGATCGCCCGCCTGCGCGCGCTGAGCGAGGATGCCGAGCTGGACCCGGAATTCTCTGAGAAGTTCCTCCGCTTCATCATCGACGAGGTGATCCGCCATCACCGGGCGGCCGCGAAGGCCTAGTCGGCTCCTCCTGCCCGTTATCGCGGCATTCCCGCCACCACCTCGGCATATTCGCGCATCGTCTCCTCGAAGATCTCCGCGACCGGCTTCACCGATTCGATCCGCCCCGCGACCTGCCCGGTCAGCGCAACCCCCGCCTCCAGGTCGCCACCGAAATAGACCGCCTGCGTGTTCGCGAACTCCGCGAAGATCCCGTCCGGCGCCCCCTCGCGCTCGATCCGCGTCGTCCGCTCCGTCCGTAGCGCACGCAGCGCCGGCCCCGGGCCCGCGCGGTTGAGGAAGACGGTATCGGTCGTGTCCGCCGCGATGATCGCCCGTTTCCAGTTGTCGTGCACCGGACATTCCGTCGCGGTCAGCATCCGCGTGCCCATCAATATCCCCTCGGCGCCCAGCGCGAACGCCGCGGCCATGCTGCGCCCGTCGACGATCCCGCCCGCCGCGACCACCGGCACGTCGACCGCGGCGACCACCTGCGGCACCAGCACCATCGTGGAGACGTCCCTGGGGTTCTTGAACCCGCCGCCCTCGCCGCCCTCGACGATCAGCCCGTCGACCCCCGCCTCGACCGCGCGCAGCGCACCGGCCAGGTTCGGCACGACGTGGAACACGGTCAGCCCCGCCGCCTTCAGCATCGCGGTATATTTCATCGGATCGCCGGCGGAGGTGGTGACGAAGCGCACCCCCTGGTCGATCACGAACTGCACGATCGAGGGATCGCGCACGAACGCCTGCGCCACGTTCACCCCGAACGGCCTGCTCGTCAGCGCGCGCATCTTGACGATCTCGTCGCGCACCGCGTCCAGCTCGCCCGACGACGTCTCGATGATCCCCATCCCGCCCGCGTTCGACACCGCGGACGACAAGGGCGACCGCGCGATCCAGCCCATCGCCGCCTGGATGATCGGCTTCTCGATCCCCAGCATCTGCGTGATCCGCGTCCTCATGCGAACACCTCCTCCAGGAAGTGGCGCATCGCCTGCCAGCTGCGCCGGTCCGCGCGCGGTTCGTAGGCGACGCCCGGCATGGTCGAATCGCGCCGGCTTTCGTCGGTGAAGGCGTGGCCGGCATGGCCGTAGGCGTGCAGCTGCCAGTCGGCCTTCGCGGCGGTCAGCTCCTGCGCCAGCGCGACGGTGGTCGCGGGCGGCGCCAGCGGGTCCTCCCAGCCGTGACAGACCAGCAGCTTCATCGCGATCGGGTCGACCGCCGCATAATCCGGCCGGTCGTAGACCCCGTGGAAGCTGACCCCGCCCAGCGTCTCCAGCCCCGCGCGCGCCATATCGAGCACGCATTTGCCGCCGAAGCAGAAGCCGATCGCCGCGGTCTTCGCCGCATCGACCTCGTCCTGCGCCTTCAGCACCGCCAGGCTCGTCGCCAGCCGGTCGCGCAGCAGCGCCCGATCCGCATTCATTTCGTTCATATAGCGGGCCATGTCGGGCCCCGGCTCGCCGCGCTTTCCCTGTCCGAAGACGTCGCAGGCGAACGCGGCATAGCCGAGCGCGGCCAGATCCTCCGCCTTGCGGTTGTCGGACTCCTTCTGGCCGAGCACGTTGGGGATCACGAGCACGCCGGGCCGCGCCCCGGCCCGCGCGTCGTCCCATGCGAATACGCCCTCGAACCGCCCGCCGGGGCCGTCATGCACGATGGTGCGGCGCTGGATCGTCATCGCCCTCTCCTGTTGTCTCGTTCGCTCCATTCGCTAGAGCGACACGCGAAGGGGGGCAAGGCGATGGACGTGCGTGTCGACGATCCGAACAATCCGGCGCTGGCCGACCTGCTGCGCGCGCATGTCGCCGAACAGCACGGCAACGTGCCCCACGGGTTCGCCTTCGCGCTCGACGCCGATGCGCTGAGCGGGCCTGACATCACCTTCCTGTCCGCCTGGGACGGCGACACGCTGGCCGGCATGGGGGCGCTCAAGCAGCTCGACGCCACCAGCGGCGAGGTGAAGTCGATGCGCGCCGCCCCCGACTATCTCGGCAAGGGCGCTGGTCGTGCGGTGCTGGACCGCATCGTCGCCACCGCGCGGGCGCGCGGTTATCGCCGGCTCTACCTCGAAACCGGCACCACCGCCGCTTATGACGCTGCGTTGGCGCTGTACCGTCGCGCCGGCTTCGTCTCCTGCCCGCCCTTCGCCGATTACGCGGCCAGCCCGCACAACCAGTTCTTCATGCTCGATCTAGGGGAAAACTGAATGCCCACGCTCGTCCTGATCCGCCACGGCCAGTCCGCCTGGAACCTGGAGAACCGCTTCACCGGCTGGTGGGACGTCGACGTCACCGAAAAGGGCGTCGCGGAGGCGCGTGCCGCGGGCGAATTGATGGCGGCGAAGGGCCTCGACTTCGACCAGACCTTCACCAGCCTGCAGACCCGCGCGATCAAGACGCTGAACCTCGCGCTGGAGGCGATGGGCCGGCTGTGGCTGCCGGTCGAGAAGGACTGGCGCCTCAACGAGCGTCACTATGGCGGCCTGACCGGGCTCGACAAGGCGGAGACCGCGGCGAAGCACGGCGACGAGCAGGTCCATATCTGGCGCCGCAGCTTCGACATCCCCCCGCCCCCGCTCGACGCGGGCAGCGAGTTCGACCTGTCGTCCGACCGTCGCTACGCCGGTATCGCCATCCCCGCGACCGAAAGCCTGAAGGACACGATCGCGCGCGTCCTGCCCTATTGGGAACAGCGCATCGCGCCCGCGCTGAAGGACGGCCAGCGCGTGCTGATCTCGGCCCACGGCAACTCGCTGCGCGCGCTGGTGAAGCATCTGTCGAACATCCCCGACGACGAGATCACGGGGCTGGAAATCCCCACCGGCCAACCGATCGTCTACGAGCTGGACGACGCCCTGAACGCGACCGATCGCTATTATCTCAGCGAGCGCTGAGCGGCGCACTCGCCTCAAAAAGCAACGTCATCCCCGCGGAGGCGGGGATCCAGACGCGCAGGTCATGGAAGCAAGCGACACGGCGGCGTTTATGGATTCCCGCCTTCGCGGGAATGACGAGTAGGGCGTTGCGACGAACACTTGCGGCCGGGGATCAGCCCCGCCACACTCCCCGCATGACCCGCCGCGCGCTCATCCTCCCCCTCGCCCTCCTCGCCGCGTGCGACGATGGCGGCGACACCTATGCCGATGCGAAGCTCGTG
The sequence above is drawn from the Sphingomonas adhaesiva genome and encodes:
- a CDS encoding polyprenyl synthetase family protein — protein: MIASLHRLPGHAPSLDPMIGLVARDMEQVNAVIVERMQSEIPLIPELAGHLIAGGGKRLRPMLTLASARLVGYDGDRHHLLAAAVEFIHTATLLHDDVVDGSDLRRGKRTANIIWGNPASVLVGDFLFSRSFELMVAGGSLRALEILSNASAVIAEGEVNQLTAVRRVDLAEERYLDIIGAKTAALFAAACRVAPVIAGRSAAEEAALDAYGRYLGIAFQLVDDAIDYTSDAGTMGKDAGDDFREGKMTLPVILAYARGDEGERTFWRDAVEGRRASDADFAHAVELVRRSRAVDDTFARARHYGQRAIEALAIFGDGAVKDAMVEAVEFAVARAY
- a CDS encoding chorismate mutase, which encodes MTDETLKRYRKSIDNIDAALVCLLAERFKITQAVGEHKAATGLPAADPGREEAQIARLRALSEDAELDPEFSEKFLRFIIDEVIRHHRAAAKA
- a CDS encoding NAD(P)H-dependent flavin oxidoreductase yields the protein MRTRITQMLGIEKPIIQAAMGWIARSPLSSAVSNAGGMGIIETSSGELDAVRDEIVKMRALTSRPFGVNVAQAFVRDPSIVQFVIDQGVRFVTTSAGDPMKYTAMLKAAGLTVFHVVPNLAGALRAVEAGVDGLIVEGGEGGGFKNPRDVSTMVLVPQVVAAVDVPVVAAGGIVDGRSMAAAFALGAEGILMGTRMLTATECPVHDNWKRAIIAADTTDTVFLNRAGPGPALRALRTERTTRIEREGAPDGIFAEFANTQAVYFGGDLEAGVALTGQVAGRIESVKPVAEIFEETMREYAEVVAGMPR
- a CDS encoding dienelactone hydrolase family protein, with the protein product MTIQRRTIVHDGPGGRFEGVFAWDDARAGARPGVLVIPNVLGQKESDNRKAEDLAALGYAAFACDVFGQGKRGEPGPDMARYMNEMNADRALLRDRLATSLAVLKAQDEVDAAKTAAIGFCFGGKCVLDMARAGLETLGGVSFHGVYDRPDYAAVDPIAMKLLVCHGWEDPLAPPATTVALAQELTAAKADWQLHAYGHAGHAFTDESRRDSTMPGVAYEPRADRRSWQAMRHFLEEVFA
- a CDS encoding GNAT family N-acetyltransferase; this translates as MDVRVDDPNNPALADLLRAHVAEQHGNVPHGFAFALDADALSGPDITFLSAWDGDTLAGMGALKQLDATSGEVKSMRAAPDYLGKGAGRAVLDRIVATARARGYRRLYLETGTTAAYDAALALYRRAGFVSCPPFADYAASPHNQFFMLDLGEN
- the gpmA gene encoding 2,3-diphosphoglycerate-dependent phosphoglycerate mutase — its product is MPTLVLIRHGQSAWNLENRFTGWWDVDVTEKGVAEARAAGELMAAKGLDFDQTFTSLQTRAIKTLNLALEAMGRLWLPVEKDWRLNERHYGGLTGLDKAETAAKHGDEQVHIWRRSFDIPPPPLDAGSEFDLSSDRRYAGIAIPATESLKDTIARVLPYWEQRIAPALKDGQRVLISAHGNSLRALVKHLSNIPDDEITGLEIPTGQPIVYELDDALNATDRYYLSER